Within the Miscanthus floridulus cultivar M001 chromosome 17, ASM1932011v1, whole genome shotgun sequence genome, the region actagatgctctaactcattgcatatgcatttaggatctagtggagtgctaacacccttgaaaatgtttgtgaaaatatgctaacacatgtgcacaaggtgatacacttggtggttggcacatttgatcaagggtggtaaagtttgggagcaagggtaagaaactccaccggcagagtgtccgcccgtagagtgcggacagtccaacggtgccaccggcgccctagacagaaaagacggaggtcactggaagtgactggacgctggcctcggttggaccggcgcgtctggtcaggtgtagcagcgaagatgctggcgtcggtcaaatgaccggacattgggtcgctctacgaccggacgctgaagggctgcgtccggtcgtgttgtcggtcggcacagtgattagggttaagcaccggatgctgggttgtgtccgatcaagcatgaccggatgcgtccggtcggcaaaaactagttttggaaccttactgtaaatgaccggacgctgggtgttcagcgtccggtcaactcaagcgcAGTGTCCGATCAAGGCAGATGACCATTGAAGTCATGACACGAGGCTGactacgagcgaccggacgctgggggctcagcgtctggtcaactgaccggagcgtccggtcagcccgcgttatgcccagtgaaggggtataacggctctatttcgtgggggcttctatttaagccccatggccggctatagctcacacctttggccattttcattgacatagcaaccttatgagcttagccaaagccctcccactcatctccatcattgattcatcatcatagtgagattgggagtgatccaagtgcattgcttgagtgtttgcatctagaggcacttggtgttcgtgtttcgctgtggatttcgcttgttactcttggtggttgccgccacctagacggcttgaagcagcaaggattgttgagcggagggtggtgattgtctctggctccgatcgtggtgattatgaggggttcttgacctttccccagcggagcgccaaaaggtactctagtggattgctcatggcttgtgtgatcctcatcttgtgttgattgtgcggcaccctattgagggtttggcatgtgatgccaattagcgcgcgaaccttcaagtgagtgaatcgccacaacgaggactagcttgccggcaagcaagtgaacctcgataaaaaatcattgtgttcatcattgattccgaggtgattggtcttcattagtattcatccttgtgattgattggttctttcatctacaaggtggtataaccttcttgatcactctctttactttaccgcaaactagttgacaagctctttagtgtagctagttgtgagagcttgcttgtttgattggtgtggatctttagttagcctttgagagcacactaacatagggtagtgtcatagctattgtgtgaatagacactatctaaactagaattgtggtaggtggcttgcattttttagtaggctagcgcaacacttgcttcacctcataattgtctaaccattttgttaagtgttgttgtagaaatttttattaggctattcaccccccctctagccattaggacctttcatatgtacactgaagctgttgtttctggtGACCGCGAGAAGTGGATTTCCGCCATGCAAGAGGAGATGCAGTCACTCGAAAAAATGGCACATGGGATGTTGTGCGCTTGCCTAAACAAAAGAAGGTCATTcgttgcaaatggatcttcaagagaaatgAGGGTTTATCTCCTAGTGAGCCTCCAAgatttaaggcaaggttagtagAAAAAGGCTTCAGTCAGATTCCTGGTgttgattataatgatgtgttctcttcagttgtaaagcatagttcaattcgtatatttttcggtattgttgctatgcgagatcttgagcttgagcagttagatgtaaagACTGTGTTTCTACATGGAGAGCTCAAGGAGGAGATATACATGGACCATCCAGAAGGGTTTATAGTACCTGgtaaggaggatcatgtttgcaaattaaagaggtccttatatggtttgaaacagtctccTTGTCAATGGTATAAAAAGGTTTGAATCTTTTATGACATCACATGGTTTTAAGATGTCTGAATTTGATAGTtgtgtgtacattaaatttgtTGATCGATCACCTATATACTtgttgttatatgttgatgatatgttgattactgccaagagcaagaaagagATCACTACATTGAAAAAACTATTGAGTAGTGAGTTTAAGATGAAGGATCTTGGTACTGCTAAGAAAATTCTAAGTATGGAGATTACAAGAGACAGAAATTCTagtttgttatttcttagtcagcaaagttacattaagaaaattcttcatcgtttcaacatgcatgatgcaaagtctgtTAGTGCTCCTATTGTTCCTCATTTTAAATTATCAGCTTTACAATGTGCTAGTACGGATGAggattttgagtacatgtcaagagttccatattctagtgttgttggttctttgatgtatgccatggtttgctctcgtcctgatttatcatatgctatgagtttggttagtagatacatggctaATCCTAGTAAAGAACATTAGAAAGTTGTTCAGTGGATTTTTAGGTACCTTCGTGGCACAACAAATGCTTGTTTGAAGTGTGGCAAGACTGATAAGGGACTCACTAGCTACGGGGATTCAGATTTTGCTGCCGATTTGGATAAGAGGAGATCTCTCACAAGTTATATGTTCACTATTggtggttgtgctgtgagttggagggcaacattgtagcccgttgttgccctgtctaccactgaagcagaatacatggctGTTGTTGAAGCAtgtaaagaatcagtttggttgaaaggtttgtttgctgagttttatggagatgattcttgcattaatttattttgtgacagtcaaagtgttatatgtctcactaaagatcagatgttccatgagagaacgaagcacattgatgtcaaataccattatgttcgCGATGTTGTCGcacaaggtaagctgaaggtatgcaagataagagataagcacacatgataatcctgctgatatattgacaaagccagttcctgttgttaagtttgagctttgctcaagcttagttggtataactgtttagcccaagaggctatttggcaccggaagtatttctttgttgtttcagGATGAAGGTTCGTTTTATGTTATAAGaaggaatttgtctcaaggtggagtttgttgagttGTGATTCAAATTCAGTTATGTACAAGATAAAGGCTAACTTCTGCCGGAGCGAAGCGAGGCCCGTCGCCGGGAGGCTTCTCCTATTAGGGTTTTTCCATCTCTATATATACTTCCTGTAAGCCGTCGTCTTGGGATAAGAAAAGTTGTAAATCcccgacgtttgtaacctcacccgatatagtgaagatttgttgGCTGGTGTCCGTGGTTTTTTCCCTTCTTCCTTGgaagggttttccacgttaaatctcgtgtcccctgtgtttgatctactattcttcgtcgtttatattgcctatcgtttctAACATTCTGTGCGCAGTCGTCTTAGTCTTAGCTTGGACAAGTAGATCTATATTACTTAGTATCTAATGTTCTAATCACTCATGTAGTCATGTCGTAGCACGTGAAAGCATGAGAGAGGAACAGATTATACGACAATCGCCTATCTATCCAGCCAGCTAAGAACGTTTCAATATCTGTCAGCAGTCGCATTGTGATAAACGTTGCCTTTATTTTATCCACATCTATGCAGCTGATTTGTGACATTAATTGTTGAGATTCTTATTGAGTATCATATAGCATTGTTACAGGTAACAACCATAGGCATCCAAGGTTCAGAGTGTTATTCATCGTTGAGATTTGCCAGTGAGCTCAGGATTTGAACCTATCATGTTATACTGCAGGCCAAAATTAACACAATATACAATACTGGCATTAGTTGCGTTGCTGAAAGACTGAAAACGAAGTGAGATTGGTGGGTGAGCTCAGCATTTGGACCTAATCATTGCCTTGAGCTTGAAATATGGTGTTGAATATTAGCACGCGCTACACCCTCGCCTGTCCGTTTGCGCAAGAGGTCTCAAGCCACGTCACTTCTTGGGAACACTTTGCAATTGTTAACATGGCTCAACAAGCAAACTTCACACTTCACAGCCCTTGGAGAATGCTGGGAGCACACCCTGAGTTCAATCCACAAAGAATGTTCCATGGGGAAGCCTTGCTTACGCTTTCTTAATTTTACTATCGCAGCAGTGGCTTGCGAAAAACATTGTTAAGAAGGTTGACAAATCAGCTATATGCTAAACAGCAGTAGCATGCTAAGTAAACCGCTTACTTATGGTGGATGCCTTAATAAACATGATATATGGGAAAATTGATGAGTGTGTTTACTGCCACTGGCTCAGACCAAAGGTGCTGCAGGATTTAGTGCGAGTGCGAGGTTGTTGCCACAATCTGCCAAAGTTGTTCGTCCTGAGAACTGAGACTTCTCAAATGATTTTTTATGATCCAAGACAGATGAAAGGTATTTGTATGGAAGAATTTTATAGTACCCCAAAGTTTTCATATCGTTGAGCTCATTTCTTGTGACCGATAAGCATGAGTCCGTTCATTTTTGTGTTCCAGATGTATTAGCCGTTTTATTTGCAGTCTACATGAAGGGGAAGGGGAGTTCAGTTTGTGGTGTAATTGGTCATGGGACATTGCTGTTTACTTTCCCCCTTGGCTGGCAATGGCAAACAGAGTGGAAAATCATTGTTGATTCTTGGACAGGCCCAGAGTTTGCAGCAACTGGCAGTGGGTACACGAAAGAGGTTGAAGACATGCTCAAAGTGCTGTCACCGTGGATGGTATCCTTTATTAAGAATTTGCCTGCTATTAAGGTACTCATCCCTCACTTCAGGCACATAATTGGCATGGTGGAATATATCAGCTGTATCATTATTTAGCATCTGCATTTCAGAATTTACATTACTGCAGGGTGATGTAAGAAGCAAACTGGGCACCTGTGAGACTAGTCTGATGTGTGTTGTTTCTTCTATCGTTGTTATTTGTTcttatgtgtgttgtttcttctATCGTTGTTATTTGTGCTAACTGTTAGCAGAATGCACTCAACTCCTCGGATGGTGCTGATGATGCCAAGGACGACGAATGGAAGCACAATCGAAGTGAACTTGTCCGGTTGCTTTAAGTTTGAAAGTTTGGTACTTGTCCAGTTGCTTTAAGTTTGAATGTATGGTTTGCACGCCAGAGGAACATTTATGGGTTTTGGGTAGCCTGCATAACCAAGGTGTTTGATTTGTTTTGCTGGACTGGACTTGTGCTCCAAGTGCTAGCCTGGTTATGCATCATCAGGCTTTGACTCAAATGGATGGATGGACTGGGAGGGTTAAGCATCACCAGTTTAGGGCCTGTTGGCTTGTCTGAATTCTAGAGGAATCTGGATAGTTTAGAGAAATGCTGGATTaatttgtgagaaaaaaacacggtTCCGGATAAAAAAAATAAACGGATTAAGCCAGGTTTAAGGACACGCGATCAGGGCCTTAGAAGGACAGCCACTAACCAAACCACCGATCACGGGTTCAAACAGTAACAGAAAAGCACGACACTTCCCAAGAAATAGAATGCGACAGATACCAGTGCAACAAAGGACCATGCTACTATCTCACCATAGGAAAAAACGATCAATTCGCAGCACAACACAAATCCAAATACTACCAGCTGGACAACCCAGAATATTAAAGTTCACACACCACAGCCTTGTTTTGCTGCATCCATCACATAGCCACTAGTCTCTAAGCAAAATAAGGCCAGGCCTACTTCCACCGACATTCTTTCCAGACTCAGTTGAACCTCCCATGCTTCGCCTTCGTGGCTCAATTGAACCTGCGACTCACTTGGCACCATGCTTCGCCTTCGAGTGAGCCTGAAGGGCCATCTCACTGTTGAATGTCCTGGACAGAACAACGAACAGAGGCCAAGGATCAATACAGTGATATTTCACCAAATAACCAAATTGGCTCACCAAATAAAACGGTGCCGACTTACTTGGTGCACGATTTGCAAGGGACCGAGCCACCAGATTTTGGAGACTTATCCTTTGATTTGTCATTGTTAGCAGGGGTCTTGCCTTTTGCTGGGTGTGGAGTTGCCACATGAACGGTGCCCTTCTTGCCACCTGCACAAGGAATACATGTTTTCATAGCAACAGTTCTATGGCAGAAAGACCTAACTCTAGCATAGCAACAGATCCATGGCAGAAAGGCCTAACTCTGACTACACACCTGTCTTCTGGGCTGTCGGTGTGGCAACCTTTGCTTTCTTATCAGAAAGAGGAGTCAGGGAATTTTCAGCAGGTCTCTTCTTGCCTGCCTCTGgctgaaaaaaaaatcaacacaTTGATATCATCTAATAACAACAGATTAGTGAATTTAAAACAGGAGCAGGAGTAAATCCATGAAGCACATACCTTCTTAGGAGTTGGAGTCTCTTCCTCCTCATCGTCACTTGTATCATCCTCATCACTTGAATCCTAAAACAGGAAAAATCAAAAGTTAATCAATATGGAACAACCCTAACGTGCAGACAAACCATTTCTCCATCCTTCCACTCACATCATCATCGCCTTCTTCAGGAGATAATCCCTCACCCTCATCAGAATCATCTGTGTCAtcttcatcagaatcatcagTATCATCCTCATCAGAATCATCATCATCCTTGCTTTTCTTAGAAACAAGACTAGATTTTGAAGCTGCCGCAACTGCCTTCTCTTGATTTTTCTGCTCCTTCCCATCAGCTTTGCCTAGAGACAAGTAGACGTGTTCATAATCCAAACAACCCCCAACACCACCACCAGAAAAAAGAAACAGGGAAGATATATATACCATTTTCCTTGATTACTGGAATGTCCagctcctcatcttcatcttcagaatcAAGATCCATTGTGGAGGAAGGCAAAAAGGAGGTCAAGGAAACCAATACTCCACAAAAAAAAATGTTTTGATCACTCCTACTGAAAATAAAAATAGAACTAATTCAACGCTAAAAAATAATTCGACACCAAAAAGGATAttcatcttcctccattggcTGCTCAACCTTGTAACCAGAGAAGAACACACTGGTAGTTTTTGATGTGTGCGACAGCTCAAACTCTTTATCGAAAACCAAATCGAACTGTATTTGTGGATACTTGTCAATAGAGAGGGTTCCAATGGCAAGCTTCTGATCGTCGACTTTGACATACATCAAGGCATTGTCACTTTTCTTTGATTCCCCAAGAGCAGCCTGCCAGATTAAATCCAATTAAGTATACAGAGCAAACCCAACAGAGGAAATAGGAAAGTAGGAAATTTACACAGCGCAAATCCAACAGATGAAAGTAAGTCTACACATAGTGCAAATCCAACAGTGGAAAGTAAGTGTACACATAGACAAAGCAACGAATCTACCTGGGAAAGGTGCAGGATAAAGCCATGTCCAGGCTCACACTTAACAGTGGATCCAGGCTTGACCTCGAGACCTGCAAAACAGGGAGCAGTCTGAGATAGGTTACATTAAGAATACAAATCTGATGTTGTTTTTACAATGGTAGCAAAAGAACAAACATCCCGCAATgcgcaaaacaaaacaaaacaaaacaacaaaTTCAGGGGCATCACGTCCTACAACAAGACCAACACGTATGATTTCCACCATTTAATCTACTTTTTCCTGTCATGCTGGGCATAAAGGCAATGCTACATTGCTACTGGTGGTAGAACAAAAGAATCACGGAACAATCTGAGGTAAGTTACATTACGAATGATCTGATGCTGTTTAACAAAGGTAGTAAAAGAACAAACATCCAAATTCAATGGCATCACTTGCTATAATAAGACCCTAAACAAACAATCTACTTTTTCCTAACATACTGGAAATAGGCAATGCCACATTGCTACCAATAGTAGACCAAAAGAATCACATCACATAATAATCACACGTCAAATAAATATAACTAAATATAAACTGGAAAAGGAAAGAAAGCAGCACCACCCCATGATGCAGTAGTAAGTAGTAACGCATCAAGCACTACCCATGATTCCCAGGGACCTAAAACAGAGCCCTAAAACTAGGCCTGCTAATGGGGCGGGGCCTGATGGAGTTTTGGGGGGGAGGTTCTGTGATGGAATGTGTGGGGATGGGTGAAAATTGGTTTAACTAAACTGTGTTGAGGCGGGTTGGGTTTATAAACAAGACGGGTTGGGACGGGTTGATACGGGTCACACAGAAAGAATCGGTCGGCGGCGATGGAGGGCCGGCGCGTGGCGCGTGCAGCAGCAGGCGCAGGGCCGCCCATCGGCTTCCACCCTACCGACAACTGCACTACCACCGTCGCAAGGCGCTCGCATGCCTGCACCCCGCCGCGACGTCGGAGGTCTCGGATTCCTCGCGAGTCAGTGACCCATGCGAACATCCAAAAA harbors:
- the LOC136516737 gene encoding histone deacetylase HDT2; amino-acid sequence: MEFWGLEVKPGSTVKCEPGHGFILHLSQAALGESKKSDNALMYVKVDDQKLAIGTLSIDKYPQIQFDLVFDKEFELSHTSKTTSVFFSGYKVEQPMEEDEMDLDSEDEDEELDIPVIKENGKADGKEQKNQEKAVAAASKSSLVSKKSKDDDDSDEDDTDDSDEDDTDDSDEGEGLSPEEGDDDDSSDEDDTSDDEEEETPTPKKPEAGKKRPAENSLTPLSDKKAKVATPTAQKTGGKKGTVHVATPHPAKGKTPANNDKSKDKSPKSGGSVPCKSCTKTFNSEMALQAHSKAKHGAK